Genomic segment of Candidatus Dependentiae bacterium:
AATCAGGCGACATTGTTTATTCAATCACCAAATCTGGTGATTGTTTTTTAAGCAAAGTAAAAAAAACAACATCCTATTTTTTATCGCGAGCTGTTTTGATTTCAATTGGCGACGACGTGATAGTTACAGCTCCTCAACAAAAATTTTATGATCCTGAAAAACATGTTTGGCGTAAGGCAAAGCATTTACCAAAATCAATGCCTTTACTTTCTGGCCATAAAAACATTGTAATCATTGATGAAATTGGGTTTCTTGATGGTGAGATTGAACTTTTTGACATTCAGCTTGACTATCAGCATACCTTTTTCATTGGCACACAAAACATCGTTGTACACAATTTCCCACCATTTTTTATAGGGTTCTCCATTGCTTTTGGTGGCGGAATCTCTTTTGAAGGTATTTACTTGGGAGTATGCATTGCTGGTTGGTGGCTTAGCACAAAATTGCTTAAACGTGACAAGGGCGAAAAATACAATCCTAAATTTTCTATGAGCAGCTCGCCTGCTTATGCTGGTGGACCAGATCCAGAAGATGATGATTGGTTTGAAAGACTAAAAAATAATTATGCTAAGAAAGCGCAATCTAAAAATTTTGGCAATATGTACAAAGATCCAAAAACAAATTTATGGTATTCCAAAGATCGTGGAGGCGCCAGAGCGCACGGTGGAGAACATTATAAGGTATTTAAAGAGACTGCCAAAGGTTTTGAATTCGTATTTGAAGTAGACAAGCTTGGTAACCAAATAAATAAGCACAAAGGTCCTATCGGCATGTTCATACCATATAGCGATATAATTTTTAAACAGTAAAAACATCTTAAAATTGAAAAGGTTACAATTTTTATTATGAATTACACAAAAATAAATAATTTGAATAATTTAGAAGAAATACTTAATCAAGACATCCTCATCACGGGAGATCTCAAACAGCAAAAAGAAGAAATTTATTATAACACTTATGAATTATCATTTGATAAGGATTTTATTAAGACCCTCTCGCTAAAAGATTTACATAATTTCATATTAAAATTAATCAAAAAGAGAACCGATCAAGTTATACTAACCAATAATGGACCAGCTACTTTCTATCTTTGGCACGATGAGCAATATTTAACTTTATGTTTTGATGTTCTATCGGGCGCTGATATTAAATTGCCATTTGGATTTAAGTTAAACTTTCTGGAAACGCCTCTTTCGATTTTAAAAAAATTTCACAATGCTGCGTATGATGATACTAACTATTTAACCTGGGAAAATTTAACTATTTTAAATCCTGGTGATCCTGGATTTGACGATGATGATGAATATGATAATTCAAAATATGTTCTTGATGTGTACGTAATCACTTTACCACAATCAACATTGTCAACTTTATTGAAAAGTTTTGTTTCTTAAAATAGCTTAAATTTATTATGCATTAACCCTAAGTTCTGCCTTGCCAGAGCCAACAAGAGATGGTTTTACTTAAGAAACAAAAAAGCCGTGGTCAAATATTTCTATTAACCACGGCTTTTTGAACTATTTTTTATCTTGCCTTACCACTTAGTTTGCATACACTAAAAATATTGATTTTTATTAAAAACTAAGGACAGATTATGTTTTCAAAAAAACAATCACTTCTGGCAACAAGCTTGCTATTTTTAGCTATTTTTATTGACAGCGCCACTCATGCTTGGTGCCCGAGCTCAAGCTCAAACCTCGATTGAAATAAACTCAAGCAACTTTGAAAAAGAAGTTTTACAAAGCAAACTACCAGTCATTTTAAAAGTATCTGCGACATGGTGCCCACCCTGCCAAAGATTAAAGCCACTCTTTGAACAAATAGCTCAAAAATTTCAAGATCAATGCACATTTGCCTCTATGGATTACGACTCAAATCTAAAGTTTGTTGAAAAACATAAAATTGATAGCGTTCCAACGTTTATGATTTATAACAATGGAAAACTGATTACAAAACAACCTGGCAGCCCAGCAAGCTTACAGTATCTAGAAAAATTTGTTTTAGACGTTTTAAAGCTTGTAGAAAATAACTAAACTTTTGCTACGACAAAAAACAAGCATAAAAAATGAGCCGAAATTAAATTTATAATTTCGGCTCATTTTTTTAAATCATTCTTCTATATTTTTTTTAGATAACGTAAACTATAAACATAGAAAAAACATTTTCCACAAAGAAAAATCAGGGGTTTTATGGAAAACATCAATGACATTATGTCATCTCAAATCGATCAACTTGCAACAGCTTTAGCAAAAGCACAAAATGAAATGTCAGTTGCTGCAAAAAATCAAAAAAATCCATTTTTTAAAAGCAGCTATGCAGACTTTGAAGCCATTATCAATGCTTCTCGCCCGTCCCTTACAAAATATGGTTTGAGCGTTGTTCAGCCGCCATTTATTTATGAAGACAGTAATTCATATTTGGTTACAATTTTAATGCATTCATCTGGTCAGTGGATTAAATCAAAAGCTAGACATAATCCACCAAAAGCTGATATTCAAAGCCTTTCAAGCTACAACACATATCTAAAGCGCATGTGTTATTCTTCTTTAGTTGGCGTTGCAACAGGTGAAGATGATGATGGCCAAGCAGCAGTTTCCTACACTCGGCCAAACAATCATTAAATCTTTTAAGCAGCTGCAGACTCTTCTGCTTGTAGTTTTGCTATTTTTGCTTTTATTTCTGCTTTTGTTTTTTTAGCAGGCTTGTGATGCTTTTTATCTTTTTTGTGCTTTTTATCTTTTTCGATCACCGGTGCTAATTTTTTTGTTTTTTCTTTTGCAGCCTTAGGATGCTTATCTTTCTTGTCATGCTTTTTATCTTTTTTATCAGCTGCAGGTGCTTTTTTTGCTACTGATTGTGCCACATTCGATTGAATCTGAAAACCGTTACTAGATCCAATATCTACACTAACCATACCAGCAAGAGAAGTCGTATATCTAATCCAAGAATCGCCTGCTTGAGGATTGTTTTCATTTAATATTGGAGTATTTGTATTTGTATAACGTTGCGTTGTAGCATCATAAGTCCAAGAAGTGATACATGGAAATGAATGTAAAGCTATTGGAGTAGTTTGATTTGAAAAATTGTAAGCTGCAACTGTAGCGTCATAGTTTGGTCCATTTAACGTAAGGCCTGCAGTCAGAACAATCACATTTCCCTTAGCAAGACTTTTGTTAACCGCTGCTAAAAATTTAGTAGCAGAATTAAGTGATCGAGCACCAAGCTGTAAAGCTGTTTGTGTTTTATCTGTAAATCCTAGGTAGTAATTTAGTCCTGTGAGTGCTTGACCAGATGGCAAAATTGATTTCGTCGCAAAAACATTTGTTGGATATGGCGCTGGAACTACTGCAACTGGAGCTGCTACTGTTTTAACAGCAGTTAATGTATTTCCAGACCCTTTAATATTAAATACATTTTTAGCGCCTACTAATTGTGTTGGAGTATTAAACCAATCTACAGCTCCAGATGATGATAAAATATGATTGATCATCAAAGTTGGATTTGCTTGAGATGTCGTAAATTGCCTAAAGCCTAGAATATTTTGTTGATTATCACGCAAAACCATTTCATAGTTTTGATTCGATAGCAAGCTAACATGAATATCAATACCATTTTTTATAGCAGATTTGGGAACAGATATCATCCACTTATCAGATCCATCACCATTATCAATTGACCAAGCTTTTTCAAGATATGGCGCAAATGTTGCTACATCTTGTACTAAATTTCTAACACCTGAAAAATTTATATTCAACCCATTCCATATCAAGTCACAGTACCCTGGATAGTCAATACTTGGAAGATTTCTAGCTACCACAACAAGATTGGTATCTCCATTCTTACCAACTGCAAATTGATTATAATTAGGTGACTGCGAAAGATAATTAACCCCCCAATAAAATTGAATGACTCTTGTAAATGTTTGAGTGCCTAATAATCCTGACATATTAGAGGTTAATACAGGAATCAAACCAATAAATTTACCATTTCTGACCCTAAAAGCATAAAAATATAGCGCTGCTGGAGCTGCGCCAGAAATAGCATTTAAGCCTTCCATGGTAAGAATTGGAATCAATGCTGATTCATTATAATAAACAGGAATAAAGCGTATTCCAGCACTCCAATCTTCTATCTGCAAGGTGAAAAACGAACTTGAAAATGATCCAACCTCATTATAAGAAACACCCTCCGTAATATTTGTTGAATTTCCAGCCATTATTCCTCCACCATATACATCGCCACCACCCCAATTCAATAGATGGATTGCAATTTGTTGTTCATCTCCCGCCATACACTGAAAAAAATATAGACTTTCACGATTGGTTGGAAAAGCTCCTGGAGTAACAACATCATAAATATCAGTGGCCAACACTTTTTGCTTCATAGAATCTATATCAAAACCAAACTCTAAATGTTCGTATCCTGGATCAAAGACGGTATTACCATTGGCATCTTGCGCTGTATAAACTAAGGACAAGTCAGAAGAAAGAGCTAGGCTAGTTGCATAAACATCAGTACCAATAACGCTGTCAAGAACTGTACCTGAAGCTAAGTTTGCAGATTGATCAACGACTGCAAGCAAAGACTTATCCGTATCAAAATAATGCAAAGCATTTAAATATCCATAAGGCTCAGCAACATAATTAATCATTAGATCATAATACTCTTTAGCCGCTCCAGCATTTTTCCCAGCTATGTAATTTGAATATGACTGAATATATGTAGCATATGGTAAATTTAATGAAGTACCTGATTGCAATATCTTTCTTGGCAAGACTAAAAGAGGAACAACATGGGCAGAAACTTCATTTAAAATATGAACGTTTTTAATTGATACTAAATAAGTATCATTAAGAGATGCATACTCTGATACCTTATCTACCGTTGACGTAGAACCATTAGAAACTGTTCCCTTAGCTTCAAACACAAGCCCCATTAAATTGATTTCTAATATCAAAGTATAAATATTTGTAATATTTGTAAGATTTAAAACCTGAATTCTTTGCTCAGCAGCATTAAGAGGCTTAGACGAATCAGTAGATACTGTCTCAACTACTAAATATTGATCACTGCTGGTTGCTGCTAATTGCCCAACCCCAGGCAAAGAATTCGTTCCATTCTTTAAAAAAGCACCTCCTTGTGCTGTAGATATATTTGTCATATGAGTAGACAGCTGAGCACCAGTAAGCACCCTAAGCCTAACTTGCGATGATTGAGCTCCAGACTTAGGGACGAATGTAATATCTGAAGTGACAGATGTAGTTCCCGTAGACGAAATAAGCGAAGCTAAATGAAGGGCAACGTCATTCATTCCAGGCTTTAAAACATCAATAATCACGCTATTTTGCATGACTAGAAAATCTAAGCCTGTATTATTTTCAACGCCTAAAACCACACCAGAATCTGCACTTGTTCCTGAAAAAGTTGCATTTGCCATATTACAACATGAACTAAGTCTAGTCCCTGCCGGAGAAAAATGCTGTGTTACATAATTATGCATGTAACCGCCAACATCATTTGGTATTCTCGCTACACCAGTAGATGCTGTTATCAAAGAAGGTAATGTTGTAGATGCATGCATACTCAAGAAATTTGTAAAAAAAGCATATCCAATAAAGAAATATATAGATTTTAGCGAAGGCTTCATGTTTTTCTCCTTTTAAAGAAAATTAAAGTACTGCGTATTTTATATTTAACAATAATCCAACACTAATCTTTTTTATCACTTAATAATAACTTTCTTTGATTTCAAACTTTGTATGGAGAGATGGCTGAGTGGTCGAAAGCGGCGGTCTTGAAAACCGTTATCTCGTTAATCCGGGATCGAGGGTTCGAATCCCTCTCTCTCCTCCATACTTCACCAAAAATTAATCGACTTCTGCAATTTTTCAATAACTTCTTATTTCAAAGCCTTTGATGCTAAAATTAAAACCAACATTTATTGGTTTATTTTTTTGCCTAATTTTTAACAGAACTTCATTCTTCTTTAAATTTATTTACAAAACTTTAATTACTCTTAATCTTTGGAGTAGTTAGATATTTACAAAATATTAAAGGAAAATTAATGAAAAAAATTATGATTCCATTGTTCTTATTTACAATAATAGTTACAAAAATATCCTTTGCGAGCGAGCAAACACCTAATCACGAATTACCTACAAGCAATGACTCTATTGAACTTAAAACTGGGATATTTATTATTAATGCAACCAGTCAAAAACTTAATCCCACAGATTTAAAGAAACAAACAAACCCAATTGAAGTAGCTCGACTCATTGGCAGCATCATAAATAACAATTCTGGACTGTCAAACTGTATTGCTACAAGTACAAAAGGACCAATGTTTCAAACATTGAAACTAACATTTGAAAAACAAGAACAAACTAATACATTACATGATCAAGTCACTATAACCTATAAAAGATTAACTCGCGGCCTAATAGAAGCAAAACCAAATAAAGCCTCTATCTTTAATGAACTTGGGCTTATATCTGAAGAAGCATTAGGGACAAAGTCACCTATGTCTGCAGCTCTTGCAGTATCATTAGAAATCCTTAGCTCTACCAAGCAAGAAACAGATGAGACAATAAGAATTAAAGCAAGAGACATTAAAAAAATTTCAGACATTATGCATGCCTTAAAAAACGGCAGTTTCCAATGGAACCATACCCAAAAATTTACAAAAATTGAGACTGAAGATGACCTATAAACATCTAAGATAAGAAAATAGCTGAAATACTGGATCAACTATAAACCCTCTTACACAGAGTAAAAAATGAATAAAATACTTATTGCCTACCTTTCCTCACTGGTAACCCTTGTGGCAATTGATTTCTTATGGCTTAGTCTGATGAGTAAAAACTTTTATGCTCCACTTCTAGGAAGTTTACTCGCAAAAAAGATTCAAATAGCGCCTATCATTCTTTTTTACCTACTCTACGCACTGGGAATAACCATATTTATTATGATTCCTTGCATAGAACAATCTTATAGCTCAGCTAAACTATTTTGCCTTGGTGCTTTCCTTGGAACAGTTGCATACGGTGCATACGATCTTACCAACCAGGCAACACTACAAAATTGGTCAACAACCTTAACCATTGTTGATATGGCCTGGGGCAGTATCTTAACAGGAACAACAGCTATTATCGCAAGAAGAATTATAGATCGTTTTATATAATATTAGCTCTTCTTCAATTTTTTAAATTTATCAAGAATTCGAACCCTAGAAAAATTTAAATCAACAATTGGAAATGGATAATTTACACCCAATTCTACTTTTGCTTTTTTTAAAATATCCTCTGAAGCTAGCCAAGGAGTGTGTAAATATTTAGTCGGCAACAATGAAAGTTCGGGTAGAAATTTTTTAATATATGCGCCAGTAGCATCAAATTTTTTGCCCTGCAAAATTGGATTAAATATTCTAAAATATGGAGAAGCGTCATAACCACAACCAGCAACCCATTGCCAATTAAAACTATTGCTTGCCAGATCTGCATCTACCAATTTTTTCCAAAACCAATCTTGTCCCTGATGCCAATGAATCATTAAATTTTTAACCAAAAAGGAAGCCGCTACCATACGCATACGATTATGCATAGAGCCAGTCTCTAACAATTCCTTCATTGCAGCATCTATAATTGGATAACCAGTCTCTCCTTTTTGCCAAGCTTCTAAGCTCTTTTTATCATAACTCCAACTCAACACATCAAATTTTTTCTGCAAATTTTTACTTGGCATCGACGGATTATGATACAAAACATTATATGCAAACTCTCTCCACACAAGCTCTTTTAGAAAACAACTTATATTGCTTTTAGATGAATATTGATGCCCATCTTTTAAAACAGTATGCCAAATTTCATTGGGGGAAATTTCACCAAAATGAATATGGGCTGATAATCCCGAGACTGCTTTTCGATCTGGAAAGTCCCTTCCCTCTTGATAATCATGCAAACGATTTTCAATAAAAGAGTGCAGCACTTTTCCTGCCTGTTTTTCACCAGGAGTCCAGATATTTTTTAATTGACGAGCTAAATCTTTATCCTGTACCAAATTAAAATCCATTACCGATAAACTATCTACATGCTCAGACAATAGTTTTTTTACATTAAACATAGGAAGTGGCTTTCTTGGAGACTCTGCTTTTAAACATCCGTTTTTATAAAATGGAGTAAATACCTTGTAAGGAGTTCCGTCACTTTTAACGATCTTTTCTGCTTCCCACATCAAAGATCCATTAAAAGACTGAACACTAACACCCATTTCTGTTAATTTTTTTTCTAGCTCTTTTTCTTGCTTAATAGACCACGGCTCGTAGCATTTGTTCCAGTAAACCGCTGACACTTTATGCTTTTTTGCTAAAGAAATTAATTTTGTAACACTATCTGCTTTATACAAACCAAGCTTTTCATGAAAACTTTTTTGCAATGAAAGTAATGAATTATGTAGCCACCACTTTGATGAGTCTGCCATCGCAAAGTCACCAGCCATAGACTGATCAAAAATATAGACTGGAAAAACAGCACCTTTTTGTGATGCTGCATATAAAGCCGGATTATCATGCAACCTAAGATCTTGCCTCATCCAAACAATAATAAGATCCATACTCTCTACCTTTTTTACAAAAACTTATGTGCAATTATCACTACATATATTTATACCAAAAAAAACATATTTTACTCAACAAAAAAGGCTTCCCGATAAAAGGAAGCCTTTTTATATTTTTAACTAAATTAATCCATTGCTGGAAAACTTATAGTCAACTTACGCGTTATTTCTACCGCTTGTTGAGCCTTCAGAAAAGTTACGTTTTCCAGAAGAGAATGAGCTACTTGCGTTGCTTCTTCCTTTAGGTGATTTACCACCAGAAAAACTTGATGACTTATCTTTATTAAAAGCACTACCATAAGTTGAAACACCAGCAGCACGAGGCTTAGAGCTACGTCTAAATTCTCCTGATGAACGATTTTCATCTGATCCGCCTTCAAAACGACGACCTTCTGAGCGTCCTTCTGAACGATTTTCAGAGCGAGGAGCACCGTAAGATGAACGACCTTCTGATCTGCCTTCAGATCTTGGAGCACCATAAGAAGATCTACCTTCTGATGAACGTCCTTCAGATGATCCGCCTTCTGCTCGAGGAGCATAAGAAGATCTACCTTCATATGATCTTTCTCCGCCAAATGATGAACGACCTTCTGAGCGTCCTTCTGATGATCTTTCACCACCAAATGAACGTCCACCTGATCTACCACCAAATGATGAGCGACCACCTGATCTGCGATCATCTGATCTACGATCGTCTGATCCACGTGAGCCAAAACGACTTCCGCCTGAATTGCTACGTCCAGCACCATAATTATCATCTCTTGAACGATGATTTTGCTGTGGCTGATCACCAGTTTTCATAAAGCGTTCAATTGCACGCCACAATTTATCTTCTTTGTTTGTAATAAAGTTGATTGCAGAACCTTTTGCACCAGCACGAGCTGTTCTACCAATACGGTGAATATAATCTTCAGGGCACTGTGGCAAATCATGGTTGATAACGTGTTGGATATGAGGAACGTCAAGTCCACGAGCAGCAACATCAGTTGCAACAAGTACGCGGAATTTGCTTTCTCTAAATCCTTTAATAACAGAATCACGTTTGTTTTGACGCAAGTTACCATGAATAGCTTCTGCTTCAAAATTGTCACGATATAATCTGTCAGCAATATTTTTTGCGTTTTGTTTTGTTTTCACAAAAATAACAACAGAACCTTCGCGAGTATCAAGTTCTTTGATCAATTGACCATATTTTTCTGCATCTTGAATACGGATAGATTCTTGTGTGATTGTAGAAACTGGCATCAAGCTTGATCCGATTTCGATACGTTCTGGATTTTTTAGATATTTTGCAGCCATTTGCATAATGTTTCTTGGCATTGTAGCTGAAAACATCAATGTTTGAATTGGAGTTGGCAAAAATTCAACAA
This window contains:
- a CDS encoding Hint domain-containing protein → MNKHLKSSLLLILFFFSLNLLPGFAAGTAVKIPGGYASIEQLKSGDIVYSITKSGDCFLSKVKKTTSYFLSRAVLISIGDDVIVTAPQQKFYDPEKHVWRKAKHLPKSMPLLSGHKNIVIIDEIGFLDGEIELFDIQLDYQHTFFIGTQNIVVHNFPPFFIGFSIAFGGGISFEGIYLGVCIAGWWLSTKLLKRDKGEKYNPKFSMSSSPAYAGGPDPEDDDWFERLKNNYAKKAQSKNFGNMYKDPKTNLWYSKDRGGARAHGGEHYKVFKETAKGFEFVFEVDKLGNQINKHKGPIGMFIPYSDIIFKQ
- a CDS encoding thioredoxin family protein, whose product is MLGARAQAQTSIEINSSNFEKEVLQSKLPVILKVSATWCPPCQRLKPLFEQIAQKFQDQCTFASMDYDSNLKFVEKHKIDSVPTFMIYNNGKLITKQPGSPASLQYLEKFVLDVLKLVENN
- a CDS encoding ERF family protein; its protein translation is MENINDIMSSQIDQLATALAKAQNEMSVAAKNQKNPFFKSSYADFEAIINASRPSLTKYGLSVVQPPFIYEDSNSYLVTILMHSSGQWIKSKARHNPPKADIQSLSSYNTYLKRMCYSSLVGVATGEDDDGQAAVSYTRPNNH
- a CDS encoding DUF2177 family protein, giving the protein MNKILIAYLSSLVTLVAIDFLWLSLMSKNFYAPLLGSLLAKKIQIAPIILFYLLYALGITIFIMIPCIEQSYSSAKLFCLGAFLGTVAYGAYDLTNQATLQNWSTTLTIVDMAWGSILTGTTAIIARRIIDRFI
- a CDS encoding deoxyribodipyrimidine photo-lyase; protein product: MDLIIVWMRQDLRLHDNPALYAASQKGAVFPVYIFDQSMAGDFAMADSSKWWLHNSLLSLQKSFHEKLGLYKADSVTKLISLAKKHKVSAVYWNKCYEPWSIKQEKELEKKLTEMGVSVQSFNGSLMWEAEKIVKSDGTPYKVFTPFYKNGCLKAESPRKPLPMFNVKKLLSEHVDSLSVMDFNLVQDKDLARQLKNIWTPGEKQAGKVLHSFIENRLHDYQEGRDFPDRKAVSGLSAHIHFGEISPNEIWHTVLKDGHQYSSKSNISCFLKELVWREFAYNVLYHNPSMPSKNLQKKFDVLSWSYDKKSLEAWQKGETGYPIIDAAMKELLETGSMHNRMRMVAASFLVKNLMIHWHQGQDWFWKKLVDADLASNSFNWQWVAGCGYDASPYFRIFNPILQGKKFDATGAYIKKFLPELSLLPTKYLHTPWLASEDILKKAKVELGVNYPFPIVDLNFSRVRILDKFKKLKKS
- a CDS encoding DEAD/DEAH box helicase, yielding MTDFTQFNGLSPQLLESLTQMGFVTPTPIQVKAIPLALEGKDILGSAQTGTGKTGAFAIPLVSKILNNEIHSALVLTPTRELAVQVLAAIQQILGKKSTINTALLIGGEAMPHQYRQLRRSPRIVVGTPGRINDHLERQTLQIDKTTFLVLDETDRMLDMGFGRQIDSIVEFLPTPIQTLMFSATMPRNIMQMAAKYLKNPERIEIGSSLMPVSTITQESIRIQDAEKYGQLIKELDTREGSVVIFVKTKQNAKNIADRLYRDNFEAEAIHGNLRQNKRDSVIKGFRESKFRVLVATDVAARGLDVPHIQHVINHDLPQCPEDYIHRIGRTARAGAKGSAINFITNKEDKLWRAIERFMKTGDQPQQNHRSRDDNYGAGRSNSGGSRFGSRGSDDRRSDDRRSGGRSSFGGRSGGRSFGGERSSEGRSEGRSSFGGERSYEGRSSYAPRAEGGSSEGRSSEGRSSYGAPRSEGRSEGRSSYGAPRSENRSEGRSEGRRFEGGSDENRSSGEFRRSSKPRAAGVSTYGSAFNKDKSSSFSGGKSPKGRSNASSSFSSGKRNFSEGSTSGRNNA